ACACCAGCGTGATCAGCCACCGCAGCGGTGAAACAGAAGACACCACCATTGCTGATTTAGCCGTCGCCACGCGCGCCGGGCAGATCAAAACTGGCTCGCTAAGCCGCAGCGAGCGGGTCGCTAAATACAACCAACTACTGCGGATTGAGGACGAACTGGGCAATCAAGCGGTGTATGCCGGAGCAACAGGCCAAGGGCCACGGGGTCGCGAGTAAGGCTCCAGATCCCTCGTCCCCACTCTGGGGGGACACCAGCAAAGGAGCAAAGGGTCACTGCTCATGCAGCTGACCCGACGAACTCCACGCATCTCAACGGAAGGTCTGTCGCTAGATCAGGGATGCAAGGAGCTGGAGCTGCCACTCCAAGCACCAACGAAAGCAACATAAAGCAGTTTCAATTCTGCAGGGATTGAGAGCTTTATTCGAAGAAATAGCGCTCGACAATTGTCACTTAGCAATCGATCGGCTCGAACAATGAGTCAATCGTTCCATTAACCCAACGCAAGGCATTCATCCTTAAAAGAAACAGTGCCGATCAGGATCAACGTTCCGTTCCTGACAAATTCTCAATCCGTGCATCCCGGCGCAGTTTCATTTGCAGCTTTAACCAACCCATCCCAACCGGAAGGGCCGCGCCTAATGGGAGTAATGCCCAAAGGGGCCGAGAGCTGGCACCCATCAAAGCGGCCGCTACGGCAAGGCCGCCAAGCAACACCGATTGACCGATCGAATGCTGAGCCGCCACCATTCGTCGGAACTGACGGTCTGACTCACCCATGCGGATCTGGAGTTGCAGATCCCCTTGCTCAAGGCGCTCCAGGCTTTCATCCAACCGACGAGGCAGGCCAACAGCCCTTGAACTAATAGCACCGACCTGACGGCCAAATTCATTCAAAAGATCGTTGGAGCCAGATCCACTGGAAGTCATGAGCGGCAGCAGATAGGGCTTGGCAATCGCTACAAGGCTAAAGCCGGGATCAAGGCTTTTGCCGACCCCTTCAAAGGTGGAAAGGGCACGCATCACAAAGATCAGCTCCACTGGCAAGCGGAACGGCTGCCCATACACCAGTTCGTAAAGGTCGCCCGAGAGTTTGTCAATCACGGAGCTACTGAATGGCGGCGTGAGCGCCTCCTTCAGCATCAAACGCACCAAGCGCCGCACCGGCCCCACATCAACACCCGTGGCGATGACGCCAGCCGCTTGCATCTCATCCACAAGGGACGCAGCATCCCTTGCCGCAGCAGCTCTCACCATCCCCCCCAACCGCCTGCGTAGGCGTTCAGAAAGCTGCCCCATCATCCCGAAGTCGTAGTAGATCAGCGCTCCATCGGCCGCGACCGCCAAATTCCCGGGATGGGGATCGGCATGGAAAAACCCGTAGCGCACCAACTGCTGCAGATAGCTCGCCGAGCCGATTTCCGCCACCTGGGAGGGATCAATGCCAGCGTCTAAAAGGGCCGCACGATCGTTGATTTTGATCCCTGGTAAATAGTCGAGACACAGCACGCGCCTGGTACTGAGTTCCCAGACCACCCCAGGCACTCGGATGTTCGGATCATCGAGAAACTGCTGTCGAAACCGTGCGGCGTGCTGAGCTTCAAGACGGAAATCAAGCTCTCGGAGCAACACACGCCTGCACTCCTGCGCCATCGCCACCCAGTCGCGCCCACGTCCCCATTTGGGATGACGCTGCAGCACAGCAGCCACCTGCTGCATCACCTCGAGATCCAGCCGAAACACGCTCTCCAATCCAGGGCGCTGAATCTTCAGCACCACCTGGCGACCACTGCGAAGACTCGCCCGATGCACCTGGGCCAAAGACGCCGCCGCGATCGGCTGCTCATCTAAATCAATGATTTCTGCGCAGCGCGCACCAAGCTCGTCCTCAAGAACGGACTGGGCACGGTCAAAGGAAAAGGAGGGAACACGGTCCTGCAGTGCCGCTAATTGAGAGACCCAACCAGCTGGCAAGACATCAGGCCGAGCCGACAGCAATTGACCGAGCTTGATAAACGCCGATCCCAGGTGAAGCAGCTCCTGCGTCAGCCAGCGAGCACGCAACTGCTGGCGCGCTTCACGCCGCTCCGGTGTTGGACCTCCCGGATAGCTGAAGGCTCTGGCATCCCACCACAAAAACAACAGCAGGGTGAAAACAGCACGCCAAATACGTAGTCCGCGGAAGGCCCTTCGCAGCAGGGCCTTCAAGCGAGTGAACAGGATCACGGCCGCTCCTCCATGCGCATCCCGAGTTCAGCGACCCGGGCTCGCAATTGATCAATCTTGGTTTGCAAACTCTCCTCTTCCGCAGATGAAGCAGGCGAGGACTCCGCATCCACGCCACGTCCAGCCCCTTCGCGATCAAGCCTCTTGGCTTCAGCTTTCACTTCTTCCTGAAACAAATCCCATTCCTGGCGAACGCGATCGGGAGCATCTTGCACAATCACCGCCAATCCAGCCGCGGCATCGGCCATGCCATGACCCATCCGAGCGAGCACACGATGCATCGCAGCTCTAAGCAGAGCATCTCGGGAGGTCATGGCCATACATCTCGACACTGGAACTGTGGCAGATTCAGCCCCCGATCAGCGACATGCGATCAAGGAGCAGGAGTCGACTCCACTGGCGTCACGAAAAGCTCAGGCTCAACCGGTTCAACCGGTTCGGGTTCGACAACGACGGACTCCACCATTACTGAAGCTTCCAGCTCTGCTGCGGGGGTCGGCTGGGTCAACGTTGAGGGCTCTGTCGGAAACGCGTTTGGCGCATCCAAAGGGAGTTCTGGATCCAGCAACTCAGTAGGAGCGTCGGCCTCCAACAGAATCGTTTCATTCAGGGTTGGCATATCTTCAAGGGGACTGGGCGTATTCAGTACGGCTTGCTGACTGCGATCACGCTCCATCGCTGCCGCAGCAATGCGCTCGGCTTCCTCTTTCGCTTTGCGCTGCTCCAATTCCTTAGCGAGCTTGGCTTTTTTCAGCGCATTCGCCTGCTTGGATGCCTTCGCTTCGATTAATTCTTTGGCCGCGACATCAGCCTCAAGCGTCCCGGTCTCTCCATAGCGAAGCCGCAGCGCCTCGAGGCTTTCCCCTGGAAAGGCACGCGCCCTAAAAGACTGAGGCTCAGCCTGCTCCAAGCCAGATCGGATCAAAACAACGCGCTGTGTAATGCCATAACCAAGCGCGAAGCACGCCCCTGCAACCAGGGGACCAACCCAAAAGCGCGGACGAGCCGGACGCTTGGAGTTCGGCTTAGAGGCATTGGTCTCGGCGGGCATCAACAGGTCCTCCTCAGCGCAACCATCTTTGCAGCGATGTCCAGGCCTTAGGTGGTGTAGTCGGCATTGATGCGAACGTAACCTCATGGCTCCAGTCATACCAACGGTTCTGGGTGAATTGCAGAGCTGTTACCCAGGTGTTACCCTTGACTTACATCGAGCAAATCCCAGTCGTGACGACGTTGGTGTTACCCATCCGTTACCCAATTCGGCATTTTTAGAGATGCCTGACGGGAACATCCTCGACAAGAGAGGCATACCAACAGACAAAAATGCTTATGTATATCGCCGAGCAGACAAAGGCGGACGATGGTATCTCTATTTTTACGATAAAGAGTCGGGAAAGAGACATCGTTTTGCCTTAAAAACTCAAAGCGATGACATTCCTGAGCCAACACCAGCAGGATCAGAGAAGGCATGGATGCTAGGCGTCGAGAAGTTTATCGAATTAAAAGGAAAATCCGAAAGAGGAGAATCAGTTAGAGGGCTAAAATTTGGCGATATGGTTGACAAGTTCTTAGCAAAAGAGCACAAGAAAATAAGCAGAACGCCACATACAGGAATATCAGAAGCACGATTCCGGTTGCTTAAAACTCAATTGCGATGGATGAGTGAATTTGTTGGAGATACTCGAAAAGAGATACACAAGATAAGGCGGAACACGTTTCTCAACTATGAGGTATGGAGAAAAGAACGCGCTTTTCAATATGGCAAAGATACTCCACAAAACACAACCATCAACCAAGAAATATCAACACTGCGACGAGCATTCAACGAAGTTGCAGTGGCAGAAGGATTTATCAAAAGGGATTCAATACCAGAACTACCAAGTGTCAAACTTCCAAAAGACAAAAAGCACAGAAGAGATGATTTAACCGAGAACGAATGGTTAGAACTAGAAAGATGCTGTCGACTCTATTGGATTAAGGGAAAGACAAGAATCCTGAATGATGACTATGAGATGGAGAAAAACTCTCAAGGCAAATGGAAGACAGAGACAAACATACAAATAGGTAGCGAGAGAGGAAGGACTCAACTAATACACCGCGAGATGCTTTATCTTGCGATGAGAATATCAATGGATAGCGGGATTCGTCCAGGCTCACTAAGAAAAATACAGTGGCGGCATATATCAGAAAACACGACAATTCCAGTTGCTGAACGTAAGACTTGGGTATTAATTGACGTTCCCGCAGAAAACACAAAGACTGGGAGAAGTTATCGCTGCAGTGCACCAATAGCAAAGCACTTGGAAAGATTGAGAAAAATAAGCACATACACCAAGCCAAACGACTTTATCTTCCTCAACCAATCAAGAGGAACACAGATGAGCGAGCGTTTGTGGAAAGATTCCATCTCAGAAGCATTGGTAGAAGCACGTCTTGCAGACTGGAGTGAGGATGACAGTAACAACTGTCGAAAAGTTGACGTACACAGCGGCAAGAACATAACTTGGTACAGTTTCCGCCACACACATATCACTTTACGACTGAATGCGGGAACACCAGTTCCTGTGATTGCTGCCAACTGCGATACGAGTATGAAATACATCGAAGAGCATTACTTCCATTACCGCGCTGCAGAACAAACCGAGATACTTGGCAAAGGAAGAAAATCACTGGGCAAAGCAGAAGAACATTTGGATTGGGTTGACGAACTTCCAAATACCCACGTAGGAAAAGTAACAACTGTCGCTACTAACCGTCGTCGCTCTTCTGCAGAGCAGGTAAACAAATAACCACAACTTCTCTATACACTCTGTAAGACTCTCAAGCGGCGATTAAATGCGTGTTAGAGAATTCCACCTATCATACCTTTAACGCGCCTTGTAGAAGCGCAGAGGTGTCAGTTATTCACATTCACCACCCATATCTATGCCAAAAAAGCTAACCAAAGACCAAAAGTACAACCGAAAACTGAGGAAAGAGGGACAAAAGGACTTCAAGCGTGTACCTCGAGAAGGAAAGACTGCAAGTATGAGAGTTACTCGACGCCCACTGTGCGTTCGTGTCTCTACAGAAGTGGCAGAACGGTTAAAGACAATGGCGGATGACGCTGATGTTCATCTATGGCAGATGGCGACACGCATCATTCACCTAGGAATTCCTGGATACAACAATGGTTATGGGTATCGCTTCTATAATCCAGAAACTGGCGACATGGAAGAGTATGAGATGGATTCGGATTTATCCAAGAGCATCAGATACAAAGGTGAAACTGGTGATGTTCAACTCAATCTGAGAATCAACTCAACTGCTTGGAATAAACTTGATAGTTATTCAAGTGATGTCAAAGTCAGACAGTCAAAAGCACGTGTCTTCCAACGACTTGTTCTTGAACACAAACCACTAACGAAGGAACAGCGAGAGAAACAAAAACAGAGACGTAGAGAGCAGCAAGAGTATTACTCTGAATGGAAAGGAGTTGCAAATCAACCTGCTAAGAAACCCAAATTCAGAATCGATAACTATCAAATCATTCACGTCAAAGGCATTTCCAACGAGTTATGGGATGACGCTGAGTGGGAAGAATATGAGCGGTTGCAAGCGGATGTAGAGCAACGTATGCAAGAAAAACTCAATGGTGATTAATCGCCTATCACAATTGACGCTAGTTGCCTCTTAAACCTCAGTCATAGTCTTATTGGCGCACGTATGAGGGAGAGATCCCCCCCGTATACAGGGAGAAATAACCCTAAAACCAACACGACACAAAGTCAATGAGTCTCCAAGAGCGTAGCGATTGGACAGACGAATTGATTAACTAACTACTAATAAGAGGATTCAAAGAGACTGAATACTGATGAAACAGATGTCCCATGGATAGACATAATGTTCATCCTTATTCTACTACCCCTGAACCCTTTTAATTAATTAAATCAAAGTATTATCTATGGCATCTAACAACGGCTTGACTCTTAAAGACTACAACTGGATTAATAGCAAGTGTCGCTCCATCGCCAAACTAGAAGCGCATGGAGTTACAGATAAGTTTATTAGGAACGAACTATATGTGCTTGGTGTCTTTGCCTTCCGTCAGTTTCATAAGGCGGGAATGCCAGCAGATATGCTCCATCCTTCTTTGACTTATCAACCGCAACCCAAAGAGTTGGAAGCGGTTTAAACCAATACCTACCACCTCAATATGAATACCTTAATGCGTATTCAAGGATATGTGACTAATGCGCATGTCCTTGAGCCATACGCTAAACATTCCTACGACATCAAGCGATATGAATTGCTCTTGTGTCCGTCTGATTACACTCACTTTTACGACTTAGAGTATCGCATAGAGGAGTTAAAGCGTGAGTATGAACAGCAACAACCTTTCCATTCCTCACGCGACTCAAATCACGATACCCATCCTGCTCTTAAAGATAGAGTATTCGATGGTGATTGTCTAAAATTCGAGTCACTACACAGTCCAAGATTGGAAGGCGAGTTCTCATTGCTCGCCTATGATGATCAGTTGATTGGCAAGTTTGTCCAGGTTGTTGGACATATGCAAATACAAGAGCTAGGTAATTGTTTCTTGTCTTTCCATATCCTTGAACCAGCAGTTCATCCCGCTCATGGATGGGATGACTGACTTTATCGCTGGCATTGCACCAGCACTCGACTGAGTTGATACAGACGAAAAATTTGGTGGTGTTTGTTCGTCTCGATGGTTTGATTCCATCTTCAGTCATTGCCATCAGAACAGCGCATTCTGAATGGTGTTGAACGTAAGAGCGCGTTTCTAGAAATAACTACTAAAACAAATGCATAAAAATAAATATCAGAAGAGGAGAGGAATGCGTCCTTCAACTTCTGCTGCTTCAGCAACACAACAAGAACTTATCCAAGGACCAATTCAACAACCTTCTGGTTCTCAATTGTCTGATGATTTAGGTAGAGAGACAGCAAGACAACTAAGGGAGAATGCAAATCCCAATACAAGGTTTATTGATAAGCCAACACCAACTACAGATAGGAACCTTGTGGATCAAGCTGCAAAACGACAGCAATCAATGATTAGGGATGCTCAAAGACAAGCCTTTGGACAACCTCGTTTGTCTGTACCCACTAATCAATTCAACGCACCAAGGATTCCTCAATATGAAATGAAGCCAGTATTGAAGGGAGGTTCAGTACGTCTACAAGCAATACCAAGAGCGTCAATCATAACTGGTGTTGCTGGCATTGCAGCCGATATGCTTGTGCAACCAGTAGGTGATGTTATTAGTGACTATTTAATAAATCCATTGATTGGTGCTGTCTTAGGCAAGGACATCCCATCTGCTGAAGAACTTCGTCGTATCGAAACGATGAAGAAAGAGATTGAATTAAGAGATGCAGAGAATGAGCGTCTTTATCAACAGAAATTAAATGAAGCTCAATTACCAATTATTGAAGGTGAAGCACCGCTACCTCCTGTGCTCCCTGAGCGTGCTTCATATGCCTCTAGAGCAGCTCCAAGCCCATATCCGCATAGAAACAATGGTGAAGTTCATTTAGGCTCGTCACAGAGCCATCTCAGCGGAGCGTCTAAAACACATTCACGATCAGAAGTTGATCCCAATCGTGAATACAAGATTCAACGAGCTGCACTTGGAGACAATCCAACAAAAGAAGAAATGGATGCTGTTGTTGCTTATGGATTACAGCAGCATAGAAAGAATTTTCCGCATATGTATTCCAGCTAAACTTTCTTACGTAATGAATTGATTATTGGACAATATTTATCCGCAACAGCCCTTGCAGTTGGATCGTAATAAACGTCCATCCATCCTTTATTAATCAAGCCTTTTGCCTTATCACCTTTACGGTTATAAGTTCTATCTCGACAATCAAGCTCGTACTCAAACCATCTAGCTTGAATGCCACCAGACGTACCAGGTGTATAGCTAGGAGCTACATAGCCGCTTCGAGAGCAATTAGTAGAAGTTGATCCATAGCCATAGCTTGTAGAGGTACAGTTAACACTTCCTGCGCTGCCAGGATTGTACGAACCTGATGTTCCTTGGTATTCATTCTTGCTTCTACCCCAAAAACTCAAATATCTTCCATATGAACCCCTTATTTTCAATTGTCTGACTGAACTATTTCTATAGGTAAATCCATTCTGGACTTCAGTCTCGTCTTTTTCAAAGAATCTATTGGCATCTACCGAATTATTTATTGTTAATTCTTGGTTGCTATTTATTGGATTTTCAAACAGAGAGCTTCCCTCACTGACTTGTACAAAAACTGAACCGCAACCAGACATATCTTGTTTAGCGCATATGCCTGACGTTTTTAAACTTTTCTTTTCATTGGCTTTTCCCTCCTGTATTAATACGCATCCCGCATAATCCTTTGCTTCTATGCAAAGCTTATGAATCTTGGGATCAACCTCTGCAAAGGCTGGCAGTGAAACTGCAAGGAGCAATGGCGCTAATAGGATTTTCATTTTTGTTGATGAGTGTAGTTTTTTAGTCAATTACTATCCACTCCCGTTGAGCATCTATTATCTCATAGTCATCTATCACTTCGTCATCCTTGCAAAGAATTAACTCCATATCAATCTTGCTGAACTTATCCTGTTCGGTCTTTTCCTCCTCCCATAGTTTCATGATCTCCTCGTGAGATTCAGAAGACCATTGGGTTTCTGTCTCTCCAGTTGTTTTGTTAAGGATGATTGTATAGGTAGTCATTGCCTTTACTTAGAACCTTTGACACAATAATAGCTTTTATCCTTGCCATTGATTCCATCTATCGCTGTAGTCTTCCATCTCTTACCTTCCTTCTCGCACTGACTGATGTCTGGCATTGGGAAGGTTGAGTGAGCTGAAGATTTCACTCCTCGGACACTAGGTTCAATGTCCAATCATAAAGTATTCTCGGCTATGCAATAAATAGTTATCGAAGTAAATTATTCCATTGCTGTTGTCTCTGATATTGCTGTTGATTTCTATTGTAATTTTGCTGCTGGTTTAGCTGCTGCTGTTGTCGCCATTGTTGGGCTTGTAATCTTCTCAGGTCATCTCGTTGTCTTTGCTCTCGCTGTCGTCTATAAACATCTGCACCCTTATTTGAATATGGATATTGAGCGTTTGCTGCAATTGGCATTGAAATCGCTATCAATGCAAATACACAATTAAAAAGAAAGCGCAAAATTCAAAAAATAGACAATGCAGAACCTTAAGGCAATTTTTTTATTTTTCGAGTGATATTAGCTTCTGCAATGATTATGCGTTAATTGCATAAATTTTTATGATTATTGGTGGTTACCGTTTGTGGCGTTACTTGCAATGCACCTTTGAAGCACCCAAGACGCTTCTAAGTGCTGCTTTAAAGCGTTATTGGAGCAACTTCTCCTCCAAAGAAAGGATTCAACGCTTCTCAGGAGCACTCAGAGCACAACGACGAGCACCTAAAAAGTGACAGAAATTTTTGAATCGATTTACATATACCTTTCTGCATACAATATCCCCCATGCGTTACCCGTAGAAGCTCAAATAGATAGAGCGGTATTAATTAAGGCGACATTATGCCTGGCAAGTATTGCTTTGCTGGACTTCTTCACACAGAGATGCACTTTCTTGGCAACATTTGTATCACAGTGAACACTCTTAGCGAATTATTGGCTTTTTATCTGTTGAGGTAGAACCAGTATCACTTCAGCTTCTGTTGCTTTCGATAGACTGAAGTAGACAACAGTTACGTTGTTGAAGGGTGTTACCGAGGTGTTACCCATGAAAACAGAACCTCGACTAAGACCATGATTACTAGGTTCTTGGCTTACGTAGTATAATCGGCATTAATGCGAACGTACTGATCCGAAAGATCGCATCCCCAGGCGATTGCCTGACCTGCACCATCACCAAGAGACAGGCGAATCTGCACCGTGTCATCCACGAGATAGCCACCACAAGCGCGTTCACTGAGATAAGCCGCCGCTCTAGCCCGATCGAATGGCAACGGCTGTCCCTCTGACATCAGCTGATGGGGGCCAATCCAAAGAGCCACCGCACCGGCGTCAAACCCAACACCTGCACGACCCGCTGCCGCC
This portion of the Synechococcus sp. ROS8604 genome encodes:
- a CDS encoding site-specific integrase → MAPVIPTVLGELQSCYPGVTLDLHRANPSRDDVGVTHPLPNSAFLEMPDGNILDKRGIPTDKNAYVYRRADKGGRWYLYFYDKESGKRHRFALKTQSDDIPEPTPAGSEKAWMLGVEKFIELKGKSERGESVRGLKFGDMVDKFLAKEHKKISRTPHTGISEARFRLLKTQLRWMSEFVGDTRKEIHKIRRNTFLNYEVWRKERAFQYGKDTPQNTTINQEISTLRRAFNEVAVAEGFIKRDSIPELPSVKLPKDKKHRRDDLTENEWLELERCCRLYWIKGKTRILNDDYEMEKNSQGKWKTETNIQIGSERGRTQLIHREMLYLAMRISMDSGIRPGSLRKIQWRHISENTTIPVAERKTWVLIDVPAENTKTGRSYRCSAPIAKHLERLRKISTYTKPNDFIFLNQSRGTQMSERLWKDSISEALVEARLADWSEDDSNNCRKVDVHSGKNITWYSFRHTHITLRLNAGTPVPVIAANCDTSMKYIEEHYFHYRAAEQTEILGKGRKSLGKAEEHLDWVDELPNTHVGKVTTVATNRRRSSAEQVNK
- a CDS encoding AarF/ABC1/UbiB kinase family protein, whose amino-acid sequence is MILFTRLKALLRRAFRGLRIWRAVFTLLLFLWWDARAFSYPGGPTPERREARQQLRARWLTQELLHLGSAFIKLGQLLSARPDVLPAGWVSQLAALQDRVPSFSFDRAQSVLEDELGARCAEIIDLDEQPIAAASLAQVHRASLRSGRQVVLKIQRPGLESVFRLDLEVMQQVAAVLQRHPKWGRGRDWVAMAQECRRVLLRELDFRLEAQHAARFRQQFLDDPNIRVPGVVWELSTRRVLCLDYLPGIKINDRAALLDAGIDPSQVAEIGSASYLQQLVRYGFFHADPHPGNLAVAADGALIYYDFGMMGQLSERLRRRLGGMVRAAAARDAASLVDEMQAAGVIATGVDVGPVRRLVRLMLKEALTPPFSSSVIDKLSGDLYELVYGQPFRLPVELIFVMRALSTFEGVGKSLDPGFSLVAIAKPYLLPLMTSSGSGSNDLLNEFGRQVGAISSRAVGLPRRLDESLERLEQGDLQLQIRMGESDRQFRRMVAAQHSIGQSVLLGGLAVAAALMGASSRPLWALLPLGAALPVGMGWLKLQMKLRRDARIENLSGTER